From the genome of Solidesulfovibrio carbinolicus, one region includes:
- a CDS encoding PilZ domain-containing protein has protein sequence MMDVTFELEGEVGKRAAHRERVRGLVARLDGEADGFVVHDVSASGLALVDPEARIAVGRDCRLALGIGPRELIDGLPARVVRRAEGGLTGLAFGELSLRQEAWLDKLVLEIQKRRIDLRKSRQDAENPEDKKTHRVDEKT, from the coding sequence GCGAGGTCGGCAAGCGGGCCGCCCATCGCGAACGGGTGCGGGGCCTGGTCGCCCGGCTGGACGGCGAGGCGGACGGCTTTGTCGTGCATGACGTCAGCGCCTCGGGTCTGGCCCTGGTCGATCCCGAGGCCCGGATCGCGGTTGGCCGCGACTGCCGTCTGGCCCTTGGCATCGGCCCCCGGGAGCTTATCGACGGGTTGCCGGCCAGGGTGGTGCGGCGGGCCGAGGGCGGCCTGACCGGGTTGGCCTTTGGCGAGCTGTCCCTGCGCCAGGAAGCCTGGCTCGACAAGCTTGTCCTGGAAATCCAAAAGCGGCGCATCGATTTGCGCAAGTCGCGCCAAGACGCCGAAAACCCTGAGGATAAAAAGACCCATCGTGTCGACGAAAAAACATAA
- a CDS encoding biotin carboxylase N-terminal domain-containing protein → MSTKKHKVLVANRGEIAIRIIQACVSLGLDFVCVYTRADEGSGHLALARQLGGPEAAYRVSSYHDANELLAVADHAGATAIHPGYGFFAEDFRFARRVAERKRGLIFIGPSWRIIRTLGDKINTKRLARSLSIPTVPGSDRPVYDELEAEEIAETLFAFQAEQGIANSVVLVKASAGGGGMGIEEIYDIEQFKTVYRRIRNYAKRQFHDEGVLIEQRIFDFNHLEVQIVADRTGTGIVHFGTRNCTIQSTGRQKRVEIAPGFRPEEVTYAFDAARLLDDITGYSLAMAREVGYDNVGTWEWIVSPTGQPFLMEVNTRIQVENGVSAAISRIKGQGDVNIIAEQIRLGLGDAMGYDQSDITFEGVGIEYRVIAEDPANRFTPWVGRIDQFLAPNLPYARLHTHIPMDAPYEIPTEYDPNLALAIIWGKDLAEAKKRGTDYLDELTLSGADGTGAEMKTNIRYLREKTSTILQF, encoded by the coding sequence GTGTCGACGAAAAAACATAAAGTCCTGGTGGCCAACCGGGGCGAAATCGCCATACGCATCATCCAGGCTTGCGTTTCGCTCGGCCTGGATTTTGTTTGCGTCTACACCCGGGCCGACGAAGGCTCGGGACACCTTGCCCTGGCCCGGCAGCTGGGCGGCCCCGAGGCGGCCTACCGCGTCAGCTCCTACCACGACGCCAATGAGCTGCTGGCCGTGGCCGACCATGCCGGCGCCACGGCCATCCACCCCGGCTACGGCTTTTTCGCCGAGGATTTCCGATTCGCCCGGCGCGTGGCCGAACGCAAGCGCGGGCTTATTTTCATCGGCCCGTCCTGGCGCATCATCCGCACCCTGGGCGACAAGATCAACACCAAGCGCCTGGCCCGGAGCCTGTCCATCCCCACCGTGCCCGGCTCCGACCGGCCCGTCTACGATGAGCTGGAAGCCGAGGAGATCGCCGAAACCCTGTTCGCCTTCCAGGCCGAGCAGGGCATCGCCAACTCCGTGGTCCTGGTCAAGGCCTCGGCCGGCGGCGGCGGCATGGGCATCGAGGAAATCTACGACATCGAGCAGTTCAAGACCGTGTACCGGCGCATCCGCAACTACGCCAAGCGCCAGTTCCACGACGAAGGCGTGCTGATCGAACAGCGCATCTTCGACTTCAACCACCTCGAAGTCCAGATCGTGGCCGACCGCACCGGCACGGGCATCGTCCACTTCGGCACCCGCAACTGCACCATCCAGTCCACCGGCCGCCAGAAACGCGTGGAGATCGCCCCGGGATTTCGTCCCGAGGAAGTCACCTACGCCTTTGACGCCGCCAGGCTCCTCGACGACATCACCGGCTACTCCCTGGCCATGGCCCGGGAGGTGGGCTACGACAACGTCGGCACCTGGGAATGGATCGTCTCGCCCACGGGCCAGCCCTTCCTTATGGAAGTCAACACCCGCATCCAGGTGGAAAACGGCGTGTCCGCCGCCATCTCCCGCATCAAGGGCCAGGGCGACGTCAACATCATCGCCGAACAGATCCGCCTGGGCCTGGGCGACGCCATGGGCTACGACCAGTCCGACATCACCTTCGAGGGCGTGGGCATCGAATACCGGGTCATCGCCGAGGACCCGGCCAACCGCTTCACCCCCTGGGTCGGGCGCATCGACCAGTTCCTGGCCCCGAATCTGCCCTATGCCAGGCTCCACACCCACATTCCCATGGACGCGCCCTACGAGATCCCGACCGAATACGACCCCAACCTGGCCCTGGCCATCATCTGGGGCAAGGATCTGGCCGAGGCCAAGAAGCGCGGCACGGACTACCTCGACGAGCTGACCCTGTCCGGGGCCGACGG